The following proteins are co-located in the Dromiciops gliroides isolate mDroGli1 chromosome 2, mDroGli1.pri, whole genome shotgun sequence genome:
- the CSTF1 gene encoding cleavage stimulation factor subunit 1, whose translation MYRTKVSLKDRQQLYKLIISQLLYDGYINIANGLINEIKPQSVCAPSEQLLHLIKLGMENDDSAVQYAIGRSDTVAPGTGIDLEFDADVQTMSPEASEYETCYVTSHKGPCRVATYSRDGQLIATGSADASIKILDTERMLAKSAMPIEVMMNETAQQNMENHPVIRTLYDHVDEVTCLAFHPTEQILASGSRDYTLKLFDYSKPSAKRAFKYIQEAEMLRSISFHPSGDFILVGTQHPTLRLYDINTFQCFVSCNPQDQHTDAICSVNYNPSANMYVTGSKDGCIKLWDGVSNRCITTFEKAHDGAEVCSAIFSKNSKYILSSGKDSVAKLWEISTGRTLVRYTGAGLSGRQVHRTQAVFNHTEDYVLLPDERTISLCCWDSRTAERRNLLSLGHNNIVRCIVHSPTNPGFMTCSDDFRARFWYRRSTTD comes from the exons ATGTACAGGACGAAAGTGAGCTTAAAAGATCGTCAGCAGCTCTATAAATTGATCATCAGCCAGCTGCTCTATGATGGCTATATCAACATTGCTAATGGTCTCATCAATGAAATCAAGCCTCAGTCTGTGTGTGCACCCTCTGAACAGCTCCTTCATCTCATCAAACTAG GAATGGAAAATGATGATAGTGCTGTTCAGTATGCAATTGGACGCTCAGATACAGTTGCTCCTGGCACAGGAATTGACCTGGAATTTGATGCGGATGTTCAGACCATGTCCCCAGAGGCTTCAGAATATGAAACTTGCTATGTCACATCTCATAAAGGACCTTGCCGTGTGGCTACTTACAGTAGAGATGGACAATTAATAGCTACTGGATCTGCTGATGCTTCAATAAAGATACTAGATACAGAAAGAATGTTAGCAAAAAGTGCTATGCCAATAGAG GTCATGATGAATGAGACAGCCCAGCAAAATATGGAAAATCATCCTGTTATCAGAACTCTGTATGATCATGTGGATGAAGTTACATGTCTTGCTTTCCACCCAACGGAGCAAATTCTAGCATCAGGTTCAAGGGACTATACTCTTAAGTTGTTTGATTATTCCAAACCATCTGCCAAAAGAGCCTTCAAATACATTCAG GAAGCTGAAATGTTACGTtcaatctcatttcatccttctgGAGACTTCATACTTGTTGGAACCCAACATCCAACCCTTCGGCTTTATGATATCAATACATTTCAATGTTTTGTGTCTTGCAACCCTCAAGATCAACATACTGATGCAATATGTTCAGTTAATTATAATCCTAGTGCCAACATGTATGTGACTGGTAGCAAGGATGGCTGCATCAAATTATGGGATGGTGTCTCAAATCGTTGTATTACTACTTTTGAGAAGGCACATGATGGTGCTGAAGTCTGCTCTGCAATTTTTTCCAAAAATTCGAAATATATTCTCTCGAGTGGAAAGGACTCTGTAGCTAAACTATGGGAGATTTCAACAGGACGAACATTAGTCAGATATACAG GTGCTGGTTTGAGTGGACGACAAGTACACCGAACTCAAGCAGTCTTTAACCACACAGAAGATTATGTATTACTTCCTGATGAAAGGACAATTAGTCTTTGCTGCTGGGACTCACGAACAGCTGAACGAAGAAATCTACTTTCCCTGGGGCATAATAATATTGTTCGTTGTATAGTACACTCTCCCACCAACCCTGgcttcatgacttgcagtgatgaCTTCAGGGCTCGGTTTTGGTATCGGAGATCGACCACAGATTAG